The DNA region CTCTAAGCAACGATAAAAGGTTGGTATCTAATGCAGCCGTTCCGTGCTTCGCATCGTCATCCTCTTCCTCTACACCATCGCCAATCGGTTCATTTAAAATGAATTTGAGGTGATACGGATTAGCAATAAATTCGCGGCCCTGCTTGGTAAGCTTAAGCAAACCGTAGTTATCGATATCTTTAAATAAGAAATTATTTAAAACGGCCTGGCGGATGATCGACTTCCACATCAACTCACCCTCTTGCTTTCCTATTCCAAACTCAGGAACTTTACTGTGCTCATAAGCAATGGTTTGTGCCGTTTCCAGCCCTAAGAAAACGTTTAAAAGATGTGCATCATCAAATTTTTCTCCCGCCTTATCAATAAACTGAAGCAAAGTTGATAATTGCGTTTCCGCATCGAACTGCTTTTTCGGCTTCTTACAATTATCGCACATGCAGTTGCAGCCCGTTTCATTAAAATTCTCACCAAAATAGTGAAGAATCTGCTTCCTACGGCAAACACCAGACTCGGCATAATCAATTACCTCTTTTAAAATCTGCGTACCAATCTCACGCTCAGAAACAGGCTTGTCTTTCATAAACTTCGCCAGTTTATCAACGTCTTTCTGCGAGTAGAATGCAACACAAACCCCTTCGCCGCCATCGCGTCCGGCCCTACCCGTTTCCTGGTAGTAACCTTCCATGCTTTTTGGCACGTCGTGATGGATTACAAAGCGAACATCAGGCTTATCGATCCCCATACCAAAGGCAATTGTTGCTACAATAACCTCAGCATCTTCCATTAAGAACTTATCCTGCGTTTCGGCCCTAACTTTTGGCTCAAGCCCCGCATGGTAAGGCAGTGCACTAATGCCATTCAGGTTTAACGCCTCTGCAACCTCTTCCACCTTTTTGCGGCTGAGGCAGTAGATAATGCCCGATTTACCCGGGTTCGACTTAATGTACTTAATAATTTCCTTGGTTACATCCCTTTTCGGGCGGATTTCGTAGAACAAGTTTGGCCTGTTAAACGACGACTTAAAGAGGGTCGCCTCAGACATGCCAAGGTTCTTCATAATATCTTGCTGAACCTTCGGCGTTGCCGTAGCGGTTAAAGCAATAATCGGAATGTTGTTGCCTAAGCCAGCAATTACCTGTTTAATTTTACGGTATTCCGGTCTAAAATCATGGCCCCACTCCGATATACAATGCGCTTCGTCGACTGCAACGAACGAAATTTTGATCAGGTTTAAAAACTCAATATTATCTTGCTTTGCCAGGGATTCGGGCGCCACATATAATAACTTCGTTTGACCGCTTAAAAGGTCAGATTTCACCTGAGTAATTTCAGATTTGTTTAGGGATGAATTTAGAAAATGAGCAATACTGTCATTTCCACCAAAGGCCCGTAATTGGTCCACCTGGTTTTTCATTAATGCAATTAATGGAGAAATAACAATTGCTGTTCCTTCGCTCATTAAAGCTGGTAATTGATAGCAAATAGACTTTCCTCCGCCCGTTGGCATGATAACAAATGTGTTATTGCCTTCTAAAATATTTGTAATGATCGACTCCTGATCACCTTTGAAATTATCAAACCCGAAGAAATTTTGCAGGTTATCAAATAACGACTTTTTCACGTCCATTTTGTGTATTAAAATATGCGATGCTATTTTTCTATCCAAAATAACATAATTTTAGCATAATTTCAAGCATCGGCCAACAATTTTTTTCTCTGTTAAAAGTAAAAAATGCGTCATCAGGTCCGTTTACAGGCTGCTTATAGGGCAAACGATCAAAATTTGGAGATTTGCAATTCAACCAACCTAAAACTTTTTGCAGCAATTGTAACTACTATGTTGCAGCAACGCCGAAACCGCAAGGAGCGCCAATTGGGACTGTTGCGATGCAAATACGCACAGAAAAATCACAATACCGTGTGGCGTGTACAGCATACCAAGCCGTCATACCAGCACACTTTACTTCAAAGCAGCGCACTAAATCGAAACACCAGAAAAACATCGGGTTCACATAATTAAACAAAATAACATTACACTGTTGCCAGTTCTAAAACAAAATACTTACTTTGGCATCATCCATTTGCACCACGCCCAAGCAGGGGATTAGTGTAACTTAAAAGCTAAAATGAATAAAGATTATTACGCACTTATTATGGCGGGCGGCGTTGGAAGCCGTTTTTGGCCAGTTAGTAGAACAGAGTATCCGAAACAGTTTATTGATTTCTTTGGTGTTGGAAAAACACTTATCCAGAGCACTTATGAGCGCTTTTTGAAGGTTTGCCCGCCAGAAAACATTTTTATAGTTACGAATGAAATTTATTCGGACCTGATAAAAGAGCAATTGCCGGACATCGGCGACAACCAGATTTTGGCAGAGCCGCTGATGAGAAATACAGCGCCATGTATTGCTTACGGAAGCTTAAAAATATATGAGCTGAACCCGAATGCCACTATTGTTGTTGCCCCTTCCGATCATACCATTGCCAATGTTGATGGTTTTATTGCCTCTATCGAACAATCGCTTGATGCGGCCTCGAAGAACGATTGCCTGATTACTTTAGGAATTAAACCAAACCGCCCCGATACAGGCTATGGCTACATTCAGCATACCGACTACGTGCTTTCTACTGATAACGACCTCCACAAAGTGAAAACTTTTACCGAGAAACCAAATTTGGAATTGGCCAAATCGTTTCTTCAAAGTGGCGATTTCTTATGGAACGCGGGGATTTTTATTTGGTCGGCAAAATCGATTTTAGCTTCTTTCGAAAAGCACCTTCCCGATATGTACGAAATTTTTAATGTCGGAAGATCAGAACTGAATAAGGGCGGCGAGAAAGAGTTTATCAACAACGCCTATTTTCAGTGTACAAACATTTCTATCGACTTCGGCATTATGGAAAAAGCGGAAAATGTTTACGTGCTGCCCGCCGATTTTGGTTGGAGTGACTTGGGCACCTGGGCCTCTATTTACGAAATGGCCGAAAAAGATTATGTGGGCAATGCGGTTATCCCATCAGAACAGGTGATTATGTTCGATTCGTCAAACTGCATGGTTAACGTACCGAAAGATAAGCTGGTTATTTTAAACGGCTTACACGATTATATTGTAGTTGAAAATAACAATATGTTGATGGTTTGCCCGAGAGATGACGAACAAAAAGTAAAAGAATTTGTGGCCGAAGTAAAATCGAGATTTGGCAACAAGTTTATTTAGTATACAAAGAAGTCAAGCTTTATGCAATGTGCATAAAAGCTTGACTTCTTTTAAACGTTACCAAGAATGGAGAGAGGAAAAACGGAAGACTAGATTTTGCACGCTGTAGACAGGCTTTTCTTAATAGGCCAATTTCTCATTATTTAACTCTACATTAAAGCTCACTTTAGCCCCTAACGCATCAAATACCTTTAAAATGGTTTCGAACCTTGCATTTTTCACACTGTTTTCAATTTTAGAGATTTGAGCCTTCTGTACACCAACAATTTCACCTAATTGTTCTTGAGTTAAGTTGCGTTCTTGTCTAGCCTGTTTAATAGCTTGGCCTAACAAGTCAATTTTTAATTCGTTCTCAAACGCCTCACGCCGTTCGGTGCCACGCTCACCTATATGCTTGTCAATCAAAACATCGATTGAAACGGTTTTAAGTTTATTTGCTGTCATTGCTATCTGTTGTTCGTCTTATTATCGAAGTACTGATTTCTTATCTCTTCGGCTTTTTTAATTTCCTTTGCCGGCGTTTTTTGGGTTTTTTTCAAAATTCCGTGCGTCGCCACTACCAAAGTTTTGTTCCCATTTACTTTATCCCAAAACGAAAAAAGCCGGTATGACTTACTGTTGCTTAACGTTCGGAATTCCCAGATGAAGTCGTTCAATTTTTTGAAAATTTCACTATCGCTTAAAAACTGAGCCTTTTTCATATTGTAGTAAATCTTTTCTCTCGCTTTGGAATCAAGGTTCTCTAAAAACTCAATTGCTTCGGGCAATAACTCTATCTCAAAATTCGGCTTCATTTGTTTGTTGTTAAAGGTAAAGATTTCCCAATAAGGAAACAAATTGTCGCCTGAAATTTTCTATCTAATGGAGCTGAAAACTGGAAACTGATAACCGAAAACTGAAAACCTACACCGTACGCTGTCTTACCGCTTCGTACAAGATTACGCCTGCAGAAACCGAAACATTTAGCGATTCAATTTTGCCCGCCATCGGTATTTTCGCCAAATGATCTGCAATTCTTAATAAATCGTTCGAAATACCCTCATCCTCCGAGCCCATAATGATAGCCGTTGGCATCGTGTAATCGGGTGCATAAATCAAATCATTTGTTTTCTCGGTACAAGCCACAAGTTGCAATCCACTGTCTTGCAAGAACAAACACGTTTTATGGAGATTTGCGTGTCGGCAGATTGGAATACTAAACAGCGCCCCCGCGGAAGTCTTAATTGCATCGGCGTTAATTTGAGCAGCATTTTTAAGCGGAACAACAATGGCATGAACACCCACGCATGCAGCCGTACGGGCAATAGCGCCCATGTTGCGCACATCAGTTACACTATCCAGCACCAAAATAAGCGGAACCTCCCCTTTCTCGAAAATCGAGGGAACAATGTCTTCGATATTTTGATAGGTTATCGGCGAAATTACCGCAATTACACCTTGATGGTTCTTTGTCGACATTCTGTTCAGCTTTTCTACCGGAACCGAGTTTAGCGGAATAAGCGTGTCTTTCAAAAGGGCTTTCAGTTCAAGAAATAAATCGCCACCCAGGCCGCGTTGCTGATAAATTGTTTCAATATCTCTACCTGCTTTAACCGCTTCAATAACGGCTCTGATACCAAATACAAATTCATTGTTCTCTTTTGCGCGTTGTGGTCTTCTAAATTTATCCATGTTTTGAAATATTAGGCAAAAGTATTCATTTAAAAACTTTAGCCCTAATCAATTTTGGCTTATTAACAATTACTTGTTTAAAAGATTTTCGATTTTCTAAAAGTTCGAAAATTAATCCGATTAACGATCAATTTGTTAACAAACTACTAGTAACTTGTTAAAACAATGGCGTTAAAATTTAACTACTTTTGTTGAATGAGTATTGATAATGAACAAGGCGGAAAAAACAGTATATCTGCCCGAAAAGCAAGATTAAACACCACAGTAAACACAATGGGTAAACTTCCGCCACAAGCGTTGGATTTGGAAGAAGCCGTTTTGGGTGCGTTAATGCTCGAAAAAGATGCACTTTCTGCGGTAATCGACATTTTAAAACCAGAGGTTTTTTATCAGGAGGCACACCAAAAAATCTTTGCTGCCATACACATGCTGTTCGAGAAATCGAAGCCCGTTGATATTTTAACGGTAACAGCCGAACTACGCCAAATGGGTACACTCGAAATGGTTGGCGGCGCTTATTATATTACTAACCTCACCAATCGTGTTGCTTCGGCAGCAAACATCGAATTTCATGCCCGTATCATTTCCCAAAAATATATTCAAAGGGAACTGATTAGAATTTCGACAGATATTATTACGAATGCCTACGAGGATACAACCGACATTTTCGATTTATTAGATCATGCCGAAAAAGGCTTATTTGATATTGCCCAAAATAACTTGCGTAGAGATACACAAAAGATGGATGATATCATCAAGCAATCGCTGGCCACGCTTGAAGAACTGAGAACAAAAACCGACGGTTTGACGGGTGTTCCCACTGGTTTTACAGGGCTCGATAGAATTACCGGGGGATGGCAAAAGCAGGATCTGGTAATTATTGCTGCCCGTCCGGCGATGGGAAAAACGGCTTTCGTACTCACCTGCGCCAGAAATGCAACGGTCGATTTCCAGAAGCCAACCGTGGTATTCTCGCTCGAGATGTCGTCTGTACAGTTGGTGAATCGTTTAATTTCTGGTGAAGCCGAAATTGAACAGGAAAAAATTAGGAAAGGCAATTTACAAGAGTGGGAATGGCAACAACTGCATAGCAAAATTGGGCGTTTAACTGAGGCTCCGCTGCTAATTGACGATACGCCAGCATTAAACATTTTCGAATTCAGGGCAAAATGCCGTCGTTTAAAGTCGCAATACGACATTCAATTGGTCATTGTCGATTACCTTCAACTGATGCACGGTAAAGGTGAAGGCGGTAAGGGCGGCGGAAACCGTGAGCAGGAAATTGGTAGTATTTCAAGAGCCTTAAAATCGGTAGCAAAAGAGCTTGATGTGCCTGTACTTGCCCTCTCGCAGTTAAGTCGTGCGGTAGAAAGCCGTCCTGGTTTGCAGGGTAAACGGCCAATGTTATCCGATTTGCGTGAATCGGGTTCAATTGAGCAGGATGCGGATATGGTTTTATTCCTTTACCGACCTGAATATTACGGCATTACTGAAGATGAGCAAGGCCGCTCGCAAGCTGGTATTGGCGAGGTAATTATTGCGAAGCACCGTAATGGTGAAACCGGGATTGTGCCGCTGCGTTTTGTGGGTAAGTTTGTAAAGTTTACCGATTTGGAAGAAGATTTTACCGCCCCGAGTTCGTTTGCAGCTGCCGATCCATCGGCGGGAATGTACCCCTCACAAGATTTCGAAAAACAAAGCAATGTGATCATCCGCCCATCTAAAATGGACGATTATAGCGACGATGAGCCGCCGTTTTAACCGCGATAGGTATAAGTCATCGGATGAATAGTGCAATCTGCTAAGATTCATCCGATGACTAATTGCTGGTAACAGGTACCATTTACATACCGTAAACCAAACCTACGTTGAAACTCGATCTGGAATTTTGTATTGTACTTCCCTGATTATTTCGGACTAAATCAGTAATGCCAGCCTGTCCGTCCAATTCAAACAATACCTTCAGTTTATTTGCCACGGGCACCTTTACCCCAATCCCTAAATCTATCCCGATATCGGTAGTGTTAAAAAAATCTTTAAAGTCTGTACCTAACTTCGTTTCGGTAGCATTTATTAAGATGCCTACATAGGGTCCGAAGTTTAAGTACCAGTTTCGTTTTTTACCAAAATGCCAATTTGCCATCACTGGGATGGTGATATAATCTGTTCGGTAGTCCGTTTCGAAGGTATCGCCGGTATCAAAATTCTCTAGATAACCGTTATCCCACCCTTTCTGGTCGTAACCAATTTTGGCCTTGATGCTCCACCGATCCGAAAAGAAATAATCGCCCACGGCGGTAACGTTGAAACCGATTCTGGAATCGCTGTTTACAGCGTTGCTGCTTGATACGGTTGCGGCATTGAGCCCAA from Pedobacter endophyticus includes:
- the recQ gene encoding DNA helicase RecQ, which produces MDVKKSLFDNLQNFFGFDNFKGDQESIITNILEGNNTFVIMPTGGGKSICYQLPALMSEGTAIVISPLIALMKNQVDQLRAFGGNDSIAHFLNSSLNKSEITQVKSDLLSGQTKLLYVAPESLAKQDNIEFLNLIKISFVAVDEAHCISEWGHDFRPEYRKIKQVIAGLGNNIPIIALTATATPKVQQDIMKNLGMSEATLFKSSFNRPNLFYEIRPKRDVTKEIIKYIKSNPGKSGIIYCLSRKKVEEVAEALNLNGISALPYHAGLEPKVRAETQDKFLMEDAEVIVATIAFGMGIDKPDVRFVIHHDVPKSMEGYYQETGRAGRDGGEGVCVAFYSQKDVDKLAKFMKDKPVSEREIGTQILKEVIDYAESGVCRRKQILHYFGENFNETGCNCMCDNCKKPKKQFDAETQLSTLLQFIDKAGEKFDDAHLLNVFLGLETAQTIAYEHSKVPEFGIGKQEGELMWKSIIRQAVLNNFLFKDIDNYGLLKLTKQGREFIANPYHLKFILNEPIGDGVEEEDDDAKHGTAALDTNLLSLLRDLRKKIAKQKNVPPFVVFQDPSLEEMCTHYPISMEELRQISGVGSGKAMKFGAPFIELIKKYVEDNDIERPIDLIIKTQANKSQMKVSIIQNIDRQIGLEDIADSKGITYEEILKEVESIVNSGTKLNLNYFIDEVIDDDRQDEVFDYFRAAESDSIDAALNELGETDYTREEIQLMRIKFMSELGN
- a CDS encoding mannose-1-phosphate guanylyltransferase; this translates as MNKDYYALIMAGGVGSRFWPVSRTEYPKQFIDFFGVGKTLIQSTYERFLKVCPPENIFIVTNEIYSDLIKEQLPDIGDNQILAEPLMRNTAPCIAYGSLKIYELNPNATIVVAPSDHTIANVDGFIASIEQSLDAASKNDCLITLGIKPNRPDTGYGYIQHTDYVLSTDNDLHKVKTFTEKPNLELAKSFLQSGDFLWNAGIFIWSAKSILASFEKHLPDMYEIFNVGRSELNKGGEKEFINNAYFQCTNISIDFGIMEKAENVYVLPADFGWSDLGTWASIYEMAEKDYVGNAVIPSEQVIMFDSSNCMVNVPKDKLVILNGLHDYIVVENNNMLMVCPRDDEQKVKEFVAEVKSRFGNKFI
- a CDS encoding helix-turn-helix domain-containing protein, with protein sequence MTANKLKTVSIDVLIDKHIGERGTERREAFENELKIDLLGQAIKQARQERNLTQEQLGEIVGVQKAQISKIENSVKNARFETILKVFDALGAKVSFNVELNNEKLAY
- a CDS encoding type II toxin-antitoxin system RelE/ParE family toxin, producing the protein MKPNFEIELLPEAIEFLENLDSKAREKIYYNMKKAQFLSDSEIFKKLNDFIWEFRTLSNSKSYRLFSFWDKVNGNKTLVVATHGILKKTQKTPAKEIKKAEEIRNQYFDNKTNNR
- the rlmB gene encoding 23S rRNA (guanosine(2251)-2'-O)-methyltransferase RlmB, whose protein sequence is MDKFRRPQRAKENNEFVFGIRAVIEAVKAGRDIETIYQQRGLGGDLFLELKALLKDTLIPLNSVPVEKLNRMSTKNHQGVIAVISPITYQNIEDIVPSIFEKGEVPLILVLDSVTDVRNMGAIARTAACVGVHAIVVPLKNAAQINADAIKTSAGALFSIPICRHANLHKTCLFLQDSGLQLVACTEKTNDLIYAPDYTMPTAIIMGSEDEGISNDLLRIADHLAKIPMAGKIESLNVSVSAGVILYEAVRQRTV
- the dnaB gene encoding replicative DNA helicase — protein: MSIDNEQGGKNSISARKARLNTTVNTMGKLPPQALDLEEAVLGALMLEKDALSAVIDILKPEVFYQEAHQKIFAAIHMLFEKSKPVDILTVTAELRQMGTLEMVGGAYYITNLTNRVASAANIEFHARIISQKYIQRELIRISTDIITNAYEDTTDIFDLLDHAEKGLFDIAQNNLRRDTQKMDDIIKQSLATLEELRTKTDGLTGVPTGFTGLDRITGGWQKQDLVIIAARPAMGKTAFVLTCARNATVDFQKPTVVFSLEMSSVQLVNRLISGEAEIEQEKIRKGNLQEWEWQQLHSKIGRLTEAPLLIDDTPALNIFEFRAKCRRLKSQYDIQLVIVDYLQLMHGKGEGGKGGGNREQEIGSISRALKSVAKELDVPVLALSQLSRAVESRPGLQGKRPMLSDLRESGSIEQDADMVLFLYRPEYYGITEDEQGRSQAGIGEVIIAKHRNGETGIVPLRFVGKFVKFTDLEEDFTAPSSFAAADPSAGMYPSQDFEKQSNVIIRPSKMDDYSDDEPPF
- a CDS encoding porin family protein, whose product is MRKLLTLLLLSGLGVSAQAQEKNSFEFGGHVGLNAATVSSSNAVNSDSRIGFNVTAVGDYFFSDRWSIKAKIGYDQKGWDNGYLENFDTGDTFETDYRTDYITIPVMANWHFGKKRNWYLNFGPYVGILINATETKLGTDFKDFFNTTDIGIDLGIGVKVPVANKLKVLFELDGQAGITDLVRNNQGSTIQNSRSSFNVGLVYGM